Part of the Pseudarthrobacter sp. NBSH8 genome is shown below.
CCACCACCACTGCAGCCTGCACAACGGCAGGCAGCGAGGCGTCGCCAAGGTGGGCGCACAGCAGCGTCAGCAGCGGCCGGATACGCTTGCCACCGGCTTCCACGAGGTGACGCGACGTTGCATCAGCCAGCGGGTCTGAGTTGGCAATGGCCTCGCGGAGCTTCTTCTCCACGCGGGCCAGGTTGTTGGTGATGGCGGGGCCCAGTTCGGCATCCTCCGCGATGGCCGCAAAGCCGGCGGGCAGCTGCAGTCCCGTGGCAATGGCGGTGGTATTGAGGCTGGGTTCGGAGTCCGGCAGGCCGTGCCCGGCGTGCGTCCAGCTGTGGTCTGCGGAGTTAGTCACTGGTTAACCCTAACTTTTTGTTGCCGATACCGCTGATTCGAGGCCGACGGTGTATTGGATGTGGCCGGAACCAGCGACTCCAGGACGCGGATGGCCCGGTCCTCGAAGCCTTTCGCGGCCGGGTCGGTCAGGTTTGCGAGCAGCCGCACCACAAAGCGCATCAGCACTGGAATGGGCATCCCTGTCCGCAGCGCGAGCTTCATAACGGCGGGTTTTCCGATCAGCGCGGCAAATGCCCGGCCCAGCGTGAAGTGCGATCCCCACTGGCCCCGCACATAGTCCGCGTACCCCGCCAGGTGCGCGTCGGCGTCGTACGTTGCCCCGGCAGCAGAGGAACGAGCGGACGCGTCAATGATGAACTCCGCCGCGAACCGTGCCGATTCCATCGCGTAGGAGATGCCCTCGCCGTTGAATGGCGAGACCATGCCCCCGGCGTCGCCCAGGAGCAGGAGGCCGGGCGAGTAGTGCGGGGTGCGGTTGAAGCCCATGGGCAGCGCGGCGCCGCGGATTTCGCCCACCTGGTTGTCCGGGGTGAATCCCCACTCGGCGGGCATGGCGGCAGTCCATTCGCGCAGGACCTGCTTGTAGTCGAGCTTGCCGAACTCTCTGGACGAATTCAGGATGCCGAGGCCCACGTTGGAGGTTCCGTCGCCCACGCCAAACACCCAGCCGTAGCCGGGGAGCAGTTTTCCGTCGCGTCCGGGGAGCTCCAACCAGCCTTCCATCCAGTCGTCATCGTGCCGGGGCGACGTGAAGTAGGTGCGGACGGCGACGCCGAGGGGGCGGTCGTCGCGCTTGTGGATGCCCAGCGACACGGCGGTTCGGGTGGAGTTGCCGTCTGCGGCGAGTACGACGTCGGCGCTGAAGTGGCGCGTCTCCCCCGTCTTGCGTCCGGACTCGTCCAGGAGCGCTGCGCGAACACCGGTCACGCGGCCGTCTTCAGACCGCAAAGCTTCGGTGACGCTGTGCCGCTCGAGGATTTGGGCGCCGGCGGACTGGGCATGGCGGGCCAGTTCCTCGTCAAAGCCCAGTCGCGTGCGGATCAGGCCGTACTGCGGGAAGTCGGAGACCTCGGGCCAGGGCAGTTCAATGGTGCGGCCGCCGGCAATGAGGCGGAGGCCCTTGTTCCGGCGCCAGCCGTCCGCTTCAGGGTGCGGCAAGCCGAGCTTCTGGATTTCGCGGACCGCCCGCGGGGTGAGGCCGTCGCCGCAGACCTTTTCGCGCGGGAAGCTGGTTTTTTCCAGGACGGTCACGTTGATGCCGGCCTTGGCAAGGTAGTGCGCGGCGGTGGAACCGGCTGGCCCCGCGCCGACAATCAGAACATTCATGCCGTTCAGCGGACGATGTTGCGGCGAAGCTTGGCCACAGGGCCCTTGTGCGCGGCGATGGCTTCCGCGGCGCCCTCGGGCGTGGATTCCGGGGGTTTGGTGGCCCGGTGCACGGCCACGATCCCGCCGGTCAGGTTGCGATACGTGACCTTTTCCCAGCCGGATTCCTGCAGCCAGGCGGCCAGGTGGTCCTGGTCCGGCCAGGCGCGGATGGATTCGGCGAGGTACACGTAGGCGTCCGGGTTGGAGGCCACCTTGACGGCTATGGCCGGCAGGGCACGCATGAGGTATTCGGTGTACATGGTGCGCCACAGCGGAACCACCGGCGCCGAGAACTCGGCGATGACCAGCTTGCCGCCGGGCTTGGTGACGCGGAGCATCTCGGCCAGCGCCTTCTTGGGCTCGTTGACGTTGCGCAGCCCGAACGAGATGGTGCAGGCGTCGAAGCTGTTGTCCGCGAACGGCAGGTTGGTGGCGTCGCCGGCAATGAAGTTGATGTCCGGGCGGCGGCGCTTGCCGACTTTGAGCATGCCGAGGGAGAAATCACAGGCGATGACGTCTATGCCGGCATCGGCATATGGCTCGCTGGAGGTGCCGGTTCCCGCGGCCAGGTCCAAGACCCGCTGGCCGCTCTTCATGTCCATGGCGTCCACCACGATCCTGCGCCAACGGCGCGTCTGCCCCATAGAGAGGACATCGTTGACGACGTCGTACTTAGGTGCGACGTCGTCAAACATCGTGGCTACTTCGTCCGGACGCTTTTCCAAGGATGCTCGGTTCACCATGCAATTGTCTCAGACAAACTCGCGAAGGACTTTCGACGAGCCCGTCCGGGGCCCAAAGCAAGGCACGGGCACGGCCCACGCGGCCGCATGTATGCGCGGGAGTAATGTTGTCTCATCATGACGAGCACGTTCCGCACCCTCACAGTCCCCCTGGATGGCAACGCATCTGCCGGCGGACTGCCGCAGTTTCTGGTCCGGGACGACGTCCTCTGCTGGACCCGCCGCGAAGCCGGCCTGGTGGGCTTCGGCGAAATTGCCCGCTTCATTGCCACCGGCCCTGAGCGGTTCCTCGAGGCCGACATCTGGTGGCGCCACCAGGTCCTCGAGGCCAACATCTGCGACTCCGTGGAGCTGCCCGGCACTGGCCCCGTGGCTTTCGGCTCCTTCGCATTTTCCAAGAAGTCCACCCATGTGTCGCGGCTGATCGTGCCGGAAATCGTGGTGGGCGTCCGGGACGGCCAGTACTGGCTCACCCAGCTGACGTTCGACGACGGCGAACTCACCGAGGAGGGTGCACTCGCCGCCCTGGCGGGCTGGTTAAGTGGCGGCGGCGTTGGTGAGGCCGGCGGCGTTGGTGAGGCCGGCGGCGTCGTGCGTCCTTTACCCTCCGCCGACGGAGCCACCCTGCACACCGGCTCGCTCAGCGAGGAAGACTGGATGGCCGCCGTTGCCGCTGGCGTGGCGGAGATTCGGACCGGTGCGCTGCAGAAACTGGTGCTGGCGCGTGACATCGTGGCCACCGTGCCGTCGGGTGTCAACGCCGCCGAGGTGTTGCGACAGCTGGCCGAGCGATACCGCGAATGCTGGACTTACGGCGTGGACGGGCTGGTAGGCGCTACCCCGGAGATGCTGATCCAGGTGGAGGGCCGCACGGCCCAGGCGCGCGTGCTGGCCGGAACCCTGGACCGTCGCGATGCGCACGGCGAAGCCGGTATTCCCATGGACTATGCCGAGCGGATGCTGGCCGGGTCCGAGAAGCAGCGGCATGAGCACGAGATCGCGATCCAGTCGCTGACGTCGCAGCTTGCGCCGTTTTCCGAGGCCATGAACGCGCACGACGAACCTTTCATTTTGGAGCTCCCGAACGTGTGGCACCTGGCATCGGACGTCAAGGCGGAGCTTGCCGAGGTGGAGGGCCACGTGCCCACGTGCCTGGCGCTGATCAACGCGCTGCACCCCACCGCTGCGGTTTGCGGCACGCCCACACTGGTGGCCGGCGCCCTGATCCGGAAGCTGGAACATCTGGACCGGGGCCCGTATGCGGGTCCTGTGGGCTGGCTCGACGCCGCCGGCAATGGCGAATGGGGCATCGCGCTGCGTGGCGCAGTGATTGAGGATCCCCATACCGTTCGGTTATATGCCGGCTGCGGCATAGTGGATGGCTCTCAGCCTGAGGCCGAGTTGGCGGAGACGTGGGCAAAGTTCCGCCCGATGCTGGAATCGCTGGGCTTCGGCGCCACCTGATTAGGCAGCGTATCCGGAATCCCAGACAGGGGTCCCGTCCCGGGGCTTGATTTTGGTTGTGATTTAGTTATCCAATAGTAAAACTAAGTTTCATGTGATGCACATCTCTCCTTCGGCGATACACTATGAACCGATTTAGTACCGCATACCCCTGCAACAAAAGGTAAAAAATATGCAGCTCAAGTCCCTGGCCCAGGCCAAGATCGCCGCCAAGGCAGCAGCAATCCTGGCCGTCGGCGCCCTCACCCTCACTGCGTGCGGCGGCAGCACCACCCCGGCCGCGTCCGAGGGTGGCATCCAGCTGATTAACGCCGGGAAGCTCACCGTTTGCTCCGACGTCCCCTACGAGCCTTTCGAATTCCAGAAGGACGGCAAGATCGTTGGCTTCGACATCGACATCGCCAATGAAGTAGCCAAGGACCTCGGCGCGGAACTCAGCATCGTGGACAGCTCCTTCGAGGCCATCGAAACCGGAACCGCCCTCACCGGCTGCGACCTCTCCATCTCCTCGGTTTCCATCACTGACGTCCGCAAGTCCGTAATGGACTTCTCCAACCCGTACATGGATGACGACCTCACCCTCGTGGCCACCACCGCATCCGGGATCAAGGACATCAACAGCGCCAAGGGCAAAAAGGTCGGCGTCCAGCAGGCCACAACGGGCGCAAAGTACGCGGCGGAAAACGGCATCGACGCCCAGCAGTTCGAGGACAGCGGCCTCCTGGTCCAGGCCCTCCAGGCCGGCACCATCGACGCCGCCCTGGGCAACCAGTCAATCCTGGCCTACGCCATCAAGGATGACCCCAGGTACAAGCGCGTGGATGACTACGCCACCGGCGAGAAGCTTGGCATCTCCATCAAGAAGGGCAACACCGCCATGGCCGAGAAGGTCAACGGAACCCTGAAGCGCCTGACCGACGACGGCACCCTGAAGAAGTTCCAAACCACATGGTTCGGCGAGACCGCCAAGTAGCCGGCGTTTCGGACTGACCTTTCACAGCCCAGAGAATGACGCCGCTGGGGCCCCGGACAAGCTGCGACGCAGCCCGTCCGGGGCCCCAGCCACGCAAATGAATGTGAGCACCCCATGGCAATGACAGCACGTCAACGGGCCAGAGTGAGCCTGTATGTCCAGATCGGCATCTTCGTTGTGGCCATGGCCGCACTGGTTCTGGCCACCGATTGGAAGACCGTCGGCAACAGCGTCTTCAACTTCGGCAAGATTGGCCCGATGTTCCCGGACATCTTCCTGGTGGGCCTCAAGAACACCCTGATCTACACGTTCCTCGGCTTCGTCGTGGGCCTTTCCGGCGGCCTGCTGCTGGCCCTGATGAAGCTCTCCAGCTTTCCGCTGTACCGCTGGATCGCCACGGGCTACATCGAATTCTTCCGCGGTGTGCCGGCGCTGCTGGTGTTCATCGCCTTCGGCTACGGTGTCCCGCTCGCGTTTGGCGTCCAGTGGAACGTCACCGTGATCGTCATGATCTCGCTTGGCATGGTGGCCTCGGCTTATATTGCCGAAACCCTCCGCGCCGGCCTGCAGGCTGTGCCTAAGGGACAGCTCGAAGCCGCACGTTCGCTGGGCATGCCGCAGTGGCGGGCCATGGTGTCCATCGTCATTCCACAGGCGTTCAAAATTGTGCTCCCACCACTGACCAACGAGGTCATCCTGCTCACCAAGGACTCCTCGCTGATCTACGTCCTGGGCCTCACTGCCTCACAATACGAGCTCACCAAGTTCGGCCGCGACGGCATCTCCAGCCTGGGCGCAGGCCTGACGCCGCTCCTCGTAGCCGGCGCCTTCTACCTGGTCATCACCATCCCGCTGAGCCTCCTGGCCCGGAAGTTCGAAAGCCGCTCCGCGCGGACCAAGCGATAGGCAGGGAAGCCATGAACGACGTCGTAAATTCCTCCGCCGGCAACACCGGCACCATCAATGCGGCCGGGGTCTCCATCAAGGACCTCCGCAAGTCCTACGGGTCCAACGAGGTCCTCAAGGGCATCAGCCTGGACGTGGCGCCCGGCGAAGTGGTGTGCCTGATCGGTCCGTCCGGCTCCGGCAAGTCCACCCTCCTGCGCTGCGTCAATCTCCTCGAGCAGCCCAACGAGGGCGCCATCCACGTGGGCGGCTTCGAAGCTACCCACCCTGACGTGGACATCGATAAGATGCGCCGCAAAGTGGGCATGGTGTTCCAGCAGTTCAACCTGTTCCCGCACCTTGACGCCAAGGGGAACTGCACCATCGCGCAGACGAAGGTCCTGAAGCGTTCCCAGGAAGAAGCCGACAAAGTGGCCCAGCACAACCTTGAGCGCGTCGGTTTGGGGCATCTGTCCGACCGTTTCCCGGACCAGCTTTCCGGCGGCCAGCAGCAGCGCGTGGCCATTGCCCGGGCACTGAGCATGGACCCCGAACTGATGCTCTTTGACGAGCCAACCTCCGCGCTGGACCCCGAGACCGTAGGCGATGTCCTCTCCGTCATGAGAAACCTGGCCAAGGAGGGCATGACCATGCTGGTGGTGACCCACGAAATGGGCTTCGCCCGCGAGGTGGCGGACCGCGTGGTGTTCATGGACGGCGGCGTGGTGGTGGAGGAAGGCGTGGCCGAGCAGGTCATTTCCGCACCCACCCAGGACCGTACCAAGGAGTTCCTGCGCCGCGTCCTGGATCCGACGCACATCGACATCGAAGAGTAGGCCGCCCGCGCGTCCGCTTTTCGACGCGGCTGTTACCTGGCGACTCGCATATGCCCTGCCGCTACCGGAATACCGGCCGCGTAAGTGACTATGCGAGTCGCCAAGTGACTTCAGTACCGGGCGGCTGCTCCTCCGACGGCGGCGGCCACGGCGGTCTTGATGCGGGCATGCAAGTCACGGAGGCCAACACGGTGCGTGCGGACTTCGATGATGCTGCGGCCCTTCAGCGGTGCGGCCAGCGCCTCGGCAAGTCCCGCCGTCGTACTCACCGAGCAATGCCCGACGCCGTACGCTGCGGCGAGTGCCGCGATGTCCACGGTGTGGGGGGTGCCGAACAGCCGTTCGACGGCGTCCGTGTAGCGCCCGGATTCACGCACGGCCCCGTGCTCCAGCAGATCGAAAATGGCACCGCCGGCGTCGTTCAGCACCACGATCCGGAGCCCGGGTTCGGGTTCGCCGGAGCCCAGGAGCAGGCCGCCGGCGTCGTGCAGGAACGTGACGTCACCCAGCAGCAGCGTGGTGTCCTGGCGGCCGCCGAGGGCAATGCCGGTGGCGGTGGAGATGGTGCCGTCGATCCCGGCGAGGCCGCGGTTGGCGTAGACCGTCGCGCCGGGCCCGGCGGCGGGCAGCCCGGCCAGGTCAACGTCGCGGATGCCGTTGGAGGATCCCAGCATCAACTGGCCGCGAGCGTGCCGCCACACCAGGGCGCCCACCGACGGCCCGGTAGCAGCAGGCTCGGCGGCCAGGACGCCGTCGAGCGCATGCTGCGCTGCGGCCCCCGCCAGCAGCCAGGTATCCAGCCAGTCGGACGGGCCACGGCCGGCGAAATCGGCGAGGTCGGCCAGGTTCTCCAGCGGAAGTTCGGTGCGCCGGCCCGTCTGATACCAGGCCACAGGGACCGGCTGGTACAGCGCGGACGGCACGTCGGCACGCTCCAGAAGTGCGGCAACCGGGCGGGACAGTGTGGGCCGGCCGAACATCACCACCCGTTCGATGGGCTGGGCCGCCGTTGGTCCGAAGTGTTCCAGCAGCAGCCGGTACGGGCCCACGGCGTTGGGACCGAACCGTGCATTTGAGGACGGCTCCGCGAGCAGCGGCAGGCCGTGGGAGCGGGCAAACGCCTCGGCGACGGGCCCGGCGTCGTGCCCTGCAAGAACCACGGTGCGCCGCTCCTCCAGCCCCAAGAGGGCGGGCGGCAGGTTCATGGTGAGCGGGTCTGTGCCGATCCGGAACCGGGAGTGCCCGGCCGCCGTCGGAAGTTCCTCGTCCGGTGCGGGAACCAGCGGATCGCGGAACGCCAGGTTCAGCTGGACGGGCCCGGGCGCGAGGTCGGAAAACGCGCCGCTGGCCGCGGCCAGTGCCGTTTCCACCGCGCGCAACGGGCTGCTGCCGGCCGGGACGTCGGCGGCGAACCGCACGTGCTCGCCGAACAGGTCCAGTTGGAGGGTGGTCTGGTTGGCGCCGGTCCCCTGCAGCTCCTCTGGCCGGTCCGCGGAGAGCACCACCAGCGGGACGGCCGCGTGGTTGGCCTCCATCACAGCGGGCATAAGATTCCCGACGGCGGTGCCTGAGGTGGTGAGGACAGCCGCCGGGGAGCCGGTGGACAGGGCCAGGCCAAGGGCCGTGAAGCCGGCGGAACGTTCGTCGATGCGGACCAGGAGGTCCACGCGCCCGGCCGCTTCGGCCTCGGCGAGGGCGTAGGCCATGGGGGCGGAGCGTGATCCGGGCGAGACCACCACATACTGGACGCCGCCGTCGATCAGGGCGTCGACGGCGATCCGCGCGGCGGCGAGGGAGTTCAGGGAAGTCTCAGAAGGCACTGGTCCAGTCTGCCACCCCTGGACGCTCTCTCACTTAACGCGCTCAAATGCCAAACGCTCTCTCACTCCCTGCCGCAGCAGGGCAGGAAGTGATAGAGCGTTGGCGAAAAACCCACCAAAAGTGAGAGAGCGTCCGGGCTGGGAGGGAACTAGCCGCGGAACACCTGGACTACCGCCGGACGGGGCGCACGCACCTGGCCACGGGCCGGCGTCGTGCCTTCTGCAACGTAGTCCGGGAAGAAGGAGTGCTGGTCCGCGAACGAGCCGTCTTCACCCGGGTGCTGCACGGACACGAACACGTTCCGCTCCTCGTCGTGGACGATCGGTCCGCAGGTTTCCGCTTCCTTCGGCACCGCCAGGAACTGCTCCACCTTGCCGCGCTCGGCGCCTTCGAGGGTGACCTTGAAGAGGCCGTCGGCCTTGCCGATGCCGGCGGGGGCGCCGTCCGTGGAGATCCACAGGTTGCCAACGGAGTCGAACGCAAGGTTGTCCGGGCAGGAGATCGGCGAGACTTTGTCCACCGGGAAGCCGGAGAAGTAGGTCACGTCACCGGTGGCGGGGTCGCCGCAGACCATCAGCAGGTTCCAGGTGAACGCGGTGCCGATCTGCCCGGGAGCCTCGGTGATTTCCACGATGTGGCCGTCGCGGTTGGCGTTGCGCGGGTTGATCTCCGTGGCGCCTTCCTTGCCAACCTTGCCGCGGTCCGAGTTGTTGGTGCAGGCCACGTAGACCTTGCCCGTGAGGAGACTCGGTTCCACATCCTCGCAGCGGTCCATCTTGGTGGGGCCCACTTTGTCGGCGGCGAGGCGGGTGTAGACCAGGACCTCTTCCAGGGTCATGCCGGGCACGGCGGAGGCGCCGTCCACCACCAGGGGCAGCCATTCGCCGGTGCCG
Proteins encoded:
- a CDS encoding ABC transporter substrate-binding protein; translation: MQLKSLAQAKIAAKAAAILAVGALTLTACGGSTTPAASEGGIQLINAGKLTVCSDVPYEPFEFQKDGKIVGFDIDIANEVAKDLGAELSIVDSSFEAIETGTALTGCDLSISSVSITDVRKSVMDFSNPYMDDDLTLVATTASGIKDINSAKGKKVGVQQATTGAKYAAENGIDAQQFEDSGLLVQALQAGTIDAALGNQSILAYAIKDDPRYKRVDDYATGEKLGISIKKGNTAMAEKVNGTLKRLTDDGTLKKFQTTWFGETAK
- the menD gene encoding 2-succinyl-5-enolpyruvyl-6-hydroxy-3-cyclohexene-1-carboxylic-acid synthase produces the protein MPSETSLNSLAAARIAVDALIDGGVQYVVVSPGSRSAPMAYALAEAEAAGRVDLLVRIDERSAGFTALGLALSTGSPAAVLTTSGTAVGNLMPAVMEANHAAVPLVVLSADRPEELQGTGANQTTLQLDLFGEHVRFAADVPAGSSPLRAVETALAAASGAFSDLAPGPVQLNLAFRDPLVPAPDEELPTAAGHSRFRIGTDPLTMNLPPALLGLEERRTVVLAGHDAGPVAEAFARSHGLPLLAEPSSNARFGPNAVGPYRLLLEHFGPTAAQPIERVVMFGRPTLSRPVAALLERADVPSALYQPVPVAWYQTGRRTELPLENLADLADFAGRGPSDWLDTWLLAGAAAQHALDGVLAAEPAATGPSVGALVWRHARGQLMLGSSNGIRDVDLAGLPAAGPGATVYANRGLAGIDGTISTATGIALGGRQDTTLLLGDVTFLHDAGGLLLGSGEPEPGLRIVVLNDAGGAIFDLLEHGAVRESGRYTDAVERLFGTPHTVDIAALAAAYGVGHCSVSTTAGLAEALAAPLKGRSIIEVRTHRVGLRDLHARIKTAVAAAVGGAAARY
- a CDS encoding geranylgeranyl reductase family protein yields the protein MNVLIVGAGPAGSTAAHYLAKAGINVTVLEKTSFPREKVCGDGLTPRAVREIQKLGLPHPEADGWRRNKGLRLIAGGRTIELPWPEVSDFPQYGLIRTRLGFDEELARHAQSAGAQILERHSVTEALRSEDGRVTGVRAALLDESGRKTGETRHFSADVVLAADGNSTRTAVSLGIHKRDDRPLGVAVRTYFTSPRHDDDWMEGWLELPGRDGKLLPGYGWVFGVGDGTSNVGLGILNSSREFGKLDYKQVLREWTAAMPAEWGFTPDNQVGEIRGAALPMGFNRTPHYSPGLLLLGDAGGMVSPFNGEGISYAMESARFAAEFIIDASARSSAAGATYDADAHLAGYADYVRGQWGSHFTLGRAFAALIGKPAVMKLALRTGMPIPVLMRFVVRLLANLTDPAAKGFEDRAIRVLESLVPATSNTPSASNQRYRQQKVRVNQ
- a CDS encoding amino acid ABC transporter permease yields the protein MAMTARQRARVSLYVQIGIFVVAMAALVLATDWKTVGNSVFNFGKIGPMFPDIFLVGLKNTLIYTFLGFVVGLSGGLLLALMKLSSFPLYRWIATGYIEFFRGVPALLVFIAFGYGVPLAFGVQWNVTVIVMISLGMVASAYIAETLRAGLQAVPKGQLEAARSLGMPQWRAMVSIVIPQAFKIVLPPLTNEVILLTKDSSLIYVLGLTASQYELTKFGRDGISSLGAGLTPLLVAGAFYLVITIPLSLLARKFESRSARTKR
- a CDS encoding amino acid ABC transporter ATP-binding protein; translation: MNDVVNSSAGNTGTINAAGVSIKDLRKSYGSNEVLKGISLDVAPGEVVCLIGPSGSGKSTLLRCVNLLEQPNEGAIHVGGFEATHPDVDIDKMRRKVGMVFQQFNLFPHLDAKGNCTIAQTKVLKRSQEEADKVAQHNLERVGLGHLSDRFPDQLSGGQQQRVAIARALSMDPELMLFDEPTSALDPETVGDVLSVMRNLAKEGMTMLVVTHEMGFAREVADRVVFMDGGVVVEEGVAEQVISAPTQDRTKEFLRRVLDPTHIDIEE
- a CDS encoding isochorismate synthase MenF, producing the protein MTSTFRTLTVPLDGNASAGGLPQFLVRDDVLCWTRREAGLVGFGEIARFIATGPERFLEADIWWRHQVLEANICDSVELPGTGPVAFGSFAFSKKSTHVSRLIVPEIVVGVRDGQYWLTQLTFDDGELTEEGALAALAGWLSGGGVGEAGGVGEAGGVVRPLPSADGATLHTGSLSEEDWMAAVAAGVAEIRTGALQKLVLARDIVATVPSGVNAAEVLRQLAERYRECWTYGVDGLVGATPEMLIQVEGRTAQARVLAGTLDRRDAHGEAGIPMDYAERMLAGSEKQRHEHEIAIQSLTSQLAPFSEAMNAHDEPFILELPNVWHLASDVKAELAEVEGHVPTCLALINALHPTAAVCGTPTLVAGALIRKLEHLDRGPYAGPVGWLDAAGNGEWGIALRGAVIEDPHTVRLYAGCGIVDGSQPEAELAETWAKFRPMLESLGFGAT
- a CDS encoding demethylmenaquinone methyltransferase, whose protein sequence is MNRASLEKRPDEVATMFDDVAPKYDVVNDVLSMGQTRRWRRIVVDAMDMKSGQRVLDLAAGTGTSSEPYADAGIDVIACDFSLGMLKVGKRRRPDINFIAGDATNLPFADNSFDACTISFGLRNVNEPKKALAEMLRVTKPGGKLVIAEFSAPVVPLWRTMYTEYLMRALPAIAVKVASNPDAYVYLAESIRAWPDQDHLAAWLQESGWEKVTYRNLTGGIVAVHRATKPPESTPEGAAEAIAAHKGPVAKLRRNIVR